One stretch of Chiroxiphia lanceolata isolate bChiLan1 chromosome 1, bChiLan1.pri, whole genome shotgun sequence DNA includes these proteins:
- the CRH gene encoding corticoliberin has translation MKIPLLVSTGILLVALLPCQECRALSKSPAAAPGALHQPDFFQQQQQQQQQQQQTLPVLLRMGEEYFLRLGNLHKRPLGSFSASSSSTSHLQPEASASNFFRAAVQQLQQLPKRSPGSPENGEAEGEAVEREKRSEEPPISLDLTFHLLREVLEMARAEQLAQQAHSNRKLMEIIGK, from the coding sequence ATGAAGATCCCGCTGCTGGTCTCCACGGGAATTCTGCTGGTcgccctcctgccctgccaggagtGCAGAGCTCTCAGCAAGAGTCCGGCAGCCGCCCCCGGGGCTCTGCACCAGCCAGATTTCttccagcaacagcagcagcagcaacagcagcagcagcaaactctgCCTGTCCTGCTCCGCATGGGAGAAGAGTATTTCCTGCGCCTGGGCAACCTCCACAAGAGACCCCTTGGCTCTTTCTCcgcctcctccagcagcaccagccaccTACAGCCCGAAGCCTCCGCCAGCAACTTTTTCCGGGCGGCGGTgcaacagctgcagcagctgcccaagCGCTCGCCGGGGAGCCCCGAGAACGGCGAAGCCGAGGGTGAGGCCGTGGAGAGGGAAAAGCGATCCGAGGAGCCCCCTATTTCTCTGGATCTGACTTTCCACCTCCTGCGAGAAGTCTTGGAGATGGCCCGAGCCGAGCAGCTAGCCCAGCAAGCTCACAGCAACAGGAAACTGATGGAGATAATCGGGAAGTGA